The following proteins are co-located in the Mesorhizobium sp. M1E.F.Ca.ET.045.02.1.1 genome:
- a CDS encoding aminotransferase, whose protein sequence is MAAQSKIKASELIGPGDDDAVELAKRHLVQPWPYAGSVGAEARTLIGEGDGIYITDASGRRLIDGPAGMWCINVGHRREELARVMLDQAMALSYNTPWYTMNAPSAELARRIADAAPGDLSHTFFTTGGSSAVETALRFMQFYNNVRGRPEKKLILSRGGAYHGSTYLSASLNGRPRDHDWMDGASDLVIKLSSPDPFRRPKGMSVAAFTDFLVDQFRDTIARVGADRIGAFVGEPVQASGGVIVPPDGYLKRICEICRENDILYVSDEVVTGFGRLGHVFASGDVFGIDPDMITFAKGVTSGYFPLGGVIISERLLEELRRSNHPDALFGHGLTYTSHPIGCAVALKNLDLLEDGVLAHTREIAPYFQARLKTLEELPLVGEVRGVGLMACVECVADRESKDPLQLDKDVGKRIDAHCHELGLLVRPLINMCVMSPPLIISREQVDDMVAILREGISRTMDDLRKEGVWRG, encoded by the coding sequence ATGGCGGCTCAAAGCAAGATCAAGGCAAGCGAACTCATCGGGCCTGGCGATGACGATGCGGTCGAGCTCGCCAAGCGCCATCTCGTCCAGCCCTGGCCCTATGCCGGCTCGGTCGGCGCCGAGGCGCGCACGCTGATCGGCGAGGGCGACGGCATCTACATCACCGACGCCTCCGGCAGGCGCCTGATCGACGGCCCGGCCGGCATGTGGTGCATCAATGTCGGGCATCGCCGCGAGGAGCTGGCGAGGGTGATGCTCGACCAGGCGATGGCGCTCTCCTACAACACGCCCTGGTATACGATGAACGCGCCCTCGGCCGAGCTTGCGCGCCGCATCGCCGATGCGGCGCCGGGCGACCTCAGCCACACCTTCTTCACCACCGGCGGTTCCTCGGCGGTCGAGACGGCGCTGCGCTTCATGCAGTTCTACAACAATGTGCGCGGACGGCCGGAAAAGAAGCTGATCCTCAGCCGCGGCGGCGCCTATCACGGCTCGACCTATCTGTCGGCTTCGCTCAACGGCCGCCCGCGCGATCACGACTGGATGGACGGCGCAAGCGATCTCGTGATCAAGCTTTCCTCGCCCGATCCGTTCCGCCGGCCCAAGGGCATGAGCGTTGCCGCCTTCACCGACTTCCTGGTCGATCAGTTCCGGGACACGATCGCGCGCGTCGGCGCCGACCGCATCGGCGCCTTTGTCGGCGAGCCGGTTCAGGCCTCGGGCGGCGTCATCGTGCCGCCGGACGGGTATCTCAAGCGCATCTGCGAGATCTGCCGCGAGAACGACATCCTCTATGTCTCGGACGAGGTGGTGACCGGTTTCGGACGGCTCGGCCATGTCTTCGCCTCCGGCGACGTGTTCGGCATCGACCCGGACATGATCACCTTCGCCAAGGGCGTGACATCAGGGTATTTCCCGCTCGGGGGCGTCATCATCTCAGAACGGCTGCTGGAAGAACTGCGCCGCTCCAATCATCCCGACGCGTTGTTCGGCCATGGCCTCACCTACACCAGCCATCCGATCGGCTGCGCGGTGGCGCTGAAGAATCTCGACCTGCTGGAGGACGGTGTGCTCGCCCACACGCGCGAGATCGCGCCCTATTTCCAGGCGCGACTGAAGACGCTGGAAGAGCTGCCGCTGGTCGGCGAGGTGCGCGGCGTCGGCCTGATGGCTTGCGTCGAATGCGTGGCCGATCGCGAAAGCAAGGATCCGCTGCAGCTCGACAAGGATGTCGGCAAACGCATCGATGCGCATTGCCACGAGCTCGGCTTGCTGGTGCGGCCGCTCATCAACATGTGCGTGATGTCGCCGCCGCTCATCATCAGCCGCGAGCAGGTCGACGACATGGTCGCCATCCTGCGCGAGGGTATTTCGCGGACTATGGATGATTTGCGTAAAGAGGGGGTGTGGCGGGGGTGA
- a CDS encoding aromatic ring-hydroxylating dioxygenase subunit alpha gives MNPHLRDVAIPNDWDRRGLPGWSYHSNALLELEKEYVFRNHWQIAGHVSDVPNAGDYLTMDVIGERALIVRGKDGVVRAFNNMCRHRGSRVVADSRGTCKNALVCPFHGWVYNLDGTLRGAARPRSFPELDKTEFGLMPLDLEIWMGFIFIRFRKGGPQPSVAELLKPIEAEIAHYRVADMVPSWGIWTQKSPVNWKSVRDVDNEGYHVAMAHPALQDLYGATYFDEPFVNGVSRSFATYNPHAGRRWSVGQYIKIAPEPAHLPEHLHRAWIYYGIFPNNALSIMPESVQFYQEFPLSTGETLLRGAVYRYPDETREQAAARYLAYRIDRDTMNEDVQLSVWSNESMLSEAFEGFYLSDLEYGVRTHHDHLRRQVPVLNLETAPEEKDMWGLNDALRSRG, from the coding sequence ATGAACCCGCACCTCCGTGACGTGGCGATCCCCAACGATTGGGACCGGCGGGGCTTGCCGGGGTGGAGTTATCATTCCAACGCGCTTCTCGAACTCGAGAAGGAATACGTCTTCCGCAATCACTGGCAGATCGCCGGCCACGTCTCCGACGTGCCGAATGCAGGCGATTATCTGACCATGGACGTTATCGGCGAGCGCGCGCTGATCGTGCGCGGCAAGGACGGCGTCGTGCGTGCCTTCAACAACATGTGCCGTCATCGCGGCAGTCGCGTCGTCGCCGACAGCCGGGGCACCTGCAAGAACGCGTTGGTCTGCCCGTTCCACGGCTGGGTCTATAATCTCGACGGCACGCTGCGCGGCGCGGCACGCCCGCGCTCTTTCCCCGAGCTCGACAAGACCGAGTTCGGCCTGATGCCGCTCGACCTCGAAATCTGGATGGGCTTCATCTTCATTCGTTTCCGCAAGGGTGGCCCGCAGCCTTCGGTAGCCGAGCTCTTGAAGCCGATCGAGGCGGAGATCGCTCACTACCGCGTTGCCGACATGGTGCCGTCCTGGGGAATCTGGACGCAGAAATCGCCGGTCAACTGGAAGTCGGTGCGCGACGTCGACAATGAAGGCTACCACGTCGCCATGGCGCATCCGGCGCTGCAGGACCTCTATGGCGCGACCTATTTCGACGAACCCTTCGTCAATGGCGTGTCGCGGTCCTTCGCCACCTACAACCCGCATGCCGGACGGCGCTGGAGCGTCGGCCAGTACATCAAGATCGCGCCCGAGCCGGCGCACTTGCCGGAGCACCTGCACCGGGCCTGGATCTATTACGGCATCTTCCCCAACAATGCGCTGTCGATCATGCCGGAATCGGTGCAGTTCTATCAGGAGTTCCCGCTGTCTACCGGCGAGACGCTGCTGCGCGGCGCGGTCTATCGCTATCCGGACGAGACCAGGGAGCAGGCGGCGGCGCGTTACCTCGCCTACCGCATCGACCGCGACACGATGAACGAGGATGTGCAGCTTTCGGTGTGGTCGAACGAATCCATGCTGTCCGAAGCCTTCGAAGGCTTCTACCTCTCCGACCTCGAATACGGTGTGCGCACCCATCACGACCACCTGCGCAGGCAGGTTCCGGTGCTCAATCTGGAGACGGCGCCCGAGGAAAAGGACATGTGGGGATTGAACGACGCGCTGCGGTCCAGGGGGTAG